A genomic stretch from Desulfurococcaceae archaeon MEX13E-LK6-19 includes:
- a CDS encoding magnesium-dependent phosphatase-1, which produces MKTVFIDLDGTLWDHEDVSSMTPPFRRVDNNCIVDSFGEKLCLYDNVRLFLEKLDTLGLVVCVLSWNRYSVAREALETLGILKYFDYLFIEDMPFKELVLEKALRIISHYFKTRFSPRDIIYIDDRDIHVNEVKKVIGNIHFIHMWYDVKDFIELSNFIQCLL; this is translated from the coding sequence ATGAAGACAGTATTTATTGACCTAGATGGCACTCTCTGGGACCACGAAGATGTCTCCTCTATGACTCCTCCTTTTCGGAGGGTCGACAACAATTGTATTGTGGATTCCTTTGGAGAAAAACTATGTCTATACGACAATGTAAGATTGTTCCTTGAGAAACTAGACACATTAGGTCTTGTCGTATGTGTGTTAAGCTGGAATAGATATAGTGTTGCGAGAGAAGCCTTAGAAACGCTTGGTATCCTAAAGTATTTTGATTACTTGTTTATAGAAGACATGCCCTTTAAGGAACTTGTTCTAGAAAAAGCTCTAAGAATTATATCCCACTACTTCAAAACAAGGTTTTCTCCTAGAGACATCATATACATTGATGACCGTGATATCCATGTTAATGAAGTAAAGAAGGTTATTGGAAATATACATTTCATACATATGTGGTATGATGTTAAAGATTTTATTGAGCTGAGTAACTTCATACAATGTCTCTTATAG
- a CDS encoding radical SAM protein: protein MTLNIGIELTKKAGEIAFTLPAVREGEELVNMTQSVCPYCYRVLPAIIIEREGKLYIRRVCPEHGEIEELYYGDVALYKKFIKWDPEGRGARHVYTPLKNVCPFSCGLCPLHKNHTALVNIVLTNRCDLSCWYCFFYAEAAGFVYEPSLEQIVEMIRAVKKQGVTIAVQLTGGEPTLRDDLVDIVRALKAEGVRHIQLNTNGIKFSALYWENPSEAIEYTRSLRKAGVNTVYLSFDGVTPITNWKNHWEIPYILEVFRKSGMTSTVLVPTVIRGINDHELGLIIRFAAKHIDVIRGVNFQPISLTGMMKKRERAKYRITIPDALKKIEEGTDGEITKEDWFPVPVSAIFSRFIEGFSGEFKFEMDNHPVCGAATYVYVDKSKPIPRLIPITRFVDVEGLLEYLKEKWEDLVSGSSRIVVGLKLLYSIRKFIDSSKAPKEFDLFKILLNIIIKRNYEALAELHYKMLFLGMMHFMDLYNYDIQRVMRCNIHYAVPDGRLIPFCAFNIFDDIYRDAIHKKYGVPLKEWARKHGYPEDVVTKKYVRDRKKLESTELYKTTYEGILEQALKK, encoded by the coding sequence ATGACACTGAATATTGGTATAGAACTCACTAAAAAGGCGGGAGAAATTGCTTTTACTCTCCCGGCCGTTCGCGAGGGTGAAGAGCTTGTCAATATGACGCAGAGCGTGTGCCCCTATTGCTACAGGGTTCTGCCGGCTATTATAATTGAGCGTGAAGGCAAACTCTACATTAGGAGGGTGTGCCCCGAACACGGCGAAATAGAGGAATTATATTATGGCGATGTCGCTTTATACAAGAAGTTCATTAAATGGGATCCTGAGGGTCGTGGAGCAAGACATGTTTATACTCCCTTAAAAAATGTTTGTCCATTCAGTTGCGGTTTATGTCCTCTCCATAAAAACCATACAGCTCTTGTAAACATAGTACTTACAAACAGATGTGATCTGAGCTGCTGGTATTGTTTCTTTTACGCTGAAGCCGCTGGTTTTGTCTATGAGCCTTCACTCGAACAAATAGTAGAAATGATTAGAGCCGTTAAGAAACAGGGCGTCACAATAGCCGTTCAATTAACAGGGGGCGAGCCAACACTTAGAGATGATCTAGTAGACATCGTTAGAGCCCTCAAGGCTGAAGGTGTTAGACACATACAATTAAATACAAATGGTATTAAGTTCTCGGCTCTATACTGGGAGAATCCAAGTGAAGCAATAGAGTACACCCGTAGTCTAAGGAAAGCAGGAGTAAATACTGTCTACTTAAGTTTCGATGGTGTTACACCTATAACGAACTGGAAGAACCACTGGGAGATCCCGTATATCCTCGAAGTATTTAGAAAATCTGGTATGACAAGCACGGTCCTGGTCCCAACAGTTATACGTGGTATAAACGATCATGAGTTAGGTCTTATAATAAGATTTGCGGCAAAACACATAGATGTTATAAGAGGAGTAAACTTCCAGCCAATATCATTAACGGGTATGATGAAGAAACGTGAGAGAGCAAAGTATAGGATAACTATACCTGATGCATTAAAGAAAATTGAAGAAGGCACCGACGGCGAGATAACCAAGGAAGACTGGTTCCCAGTACCCGTAAGCGCCATCTTCTCGAGGTTTATTGAAGGATTTAGTGGTGAATTCAAATTCGAGATGGACAACCATCCTGTCTGTGGAGCAGCGACTTATGTCTACGTCGATAAATCCAAGCCGATACCCCGTCTCATCCCGATAACCCGGTTTGTCGACGTAGAGGGCCTACTAGAGTACCTTAAGGAGAAATGGGAAGACCTTGTATCAGGATCTAGTAGAATTGTTGTTGGATTGAAGCTACTGTACTCCATAAGGAAGTTTATCGACTCCTCTAAAGCGCCTAAAGAGTTCGATCTATTCAAGATCCTCCTGAACATCATTATTAAACGCAACTATGAAGCACTAGCAGAGCTACACTACAAGATGCTATTCCTGGGAATGATGCACTTCATGGATCTCTATAACTACGATATACAGCGTGTAATGAGGTGTAATATACATTATGCTGTACCAGATGGCAGACTAATCCCGTTCTGTGCATTCAATATATTCGACGACATATACCGTGATGCAATCCACAAGAAGTATGGTGTACCCTTGAAGGAGTGGGCTAGAAAGCACGGCTACCCCGAGGATGTTGTTACAAAGAAGTATGTCCGGGACAGGAAGAAGCTGGAATCAACAGAACTCTACAAGACTACCTATGAAGGAATACTGGAGCAAGCACTGAAGAAGTAG
- a CDS encoding DUF3227 domain-containing protein, which produces MDKGKRRTLIMLKNDFSVLIAQLLPGYLRLIDAIIRAKYGVRAIDLLFDNPSKLYNALKEYYGDEASAEMAFFEVFLRPLVRLLGYKVTEHELLQKIKNGEDKEVVLKILSLYSSEKAS; this is translated from the coding sequence ATGGACAAAGGGAAACGGAGGACGCTAATAATGCTGAAGAATGATTTCAGTGTACTAATAGCACAACTACTACCTGGATATTTGAGGCTCATAGATGCTATCATACGTGCAAAGTATGGTGTAAGGGCAATCGATTTACTATTCGATAACCCATCGAAACTCTACAATGCGCTGAAAGAATATTATGGTGATGAAGCAAGTGCTGAAATGGCGTTTTTCGAAGTATTCCTAAGACCCCTAGTGAGGTTATTAGGGTACAAGGTAACGGAGCACGAGCTTTTACAGAAAATAAAGAATGGTGAAGACAAGGAAGTTGTACTTAAGATCCTTAGTCTTTATTCATCCGAGAAAGCAAGCTAA